AGGCCCGCCGCTACCCCAACCGAATAAACGAGCGGAAAGGAcccacctttcgcacccctgggtGGCCCCCAGCAACGAGACCCAGAGGGCCGGCCAAAACTAACCTCCATCGACCCGTCCAACAGCACCGGGCGCGAGACTaggtcggtcctgctgccgggcgcgagacggagccagtcctgctgtcgggcgcgagacggggacggtcctgctgccgggcgcgagacggggtcggtcctgctgccgggcgcgagacgagcagtcctgctgccgggcgcgagacgggtGATGGATCGCAGCTGGGGGAGGACCTGCCCATTCGACGAGGCAACGCCGGACGACGAGAGAGAGGGATCGCAGGTCGAAACGGACTGCCTACAAACGAGCCGACGCTGAGAAACCAGCCGTCGCCGCATTCGGCCCGCCAAACTGCCGTGATGCCACCGCGGCACCATGAAACACCGCCGCAGCCCACAGCCGGAGCAGCAGCCACGCCGGGCCAATGCCCCaacccgcgccgcccgccggaAACAAAGCGTCAGATCCGGCTGGcacgctccaccaccaccgccaccaagtcACCGGCGTCGAGCGCCCACCAGAGGCACGAGCGGAACCCGGCCAGCCCCGCGGCGGCCGGCGGCCCACCCCGCCTTGCGAGCACCGCAGCCGAGCGAGAGGCGccacgccgcccgcggcccgcGCCATCGAAGATGACGCCCGCGAGATCTGGTCGAAGACCAGCGGCGCCGCCGCCACCTTCGCGCGCACCACCCGTCCCAGCGCCGCCTGATGCACCGCGTCGCCCACCACGGCGGGAGcgcgccgccgcgccgcggcgCCCGTCGCCTGCACCGCGCCCATGCCGGAGggagccgccccgcgccggccccgTCCTGCGAGAGATCGAGgtcggcccgccgccgccggctgcggGCGGGCTTTGCCCAGCCGAGCCTAGGGCGACggcgagggaggagggggaggaaggcTGGGGGACCtggcggcggcgggctagggtttcctcccggCCGCCGCGCGGGGGCGAcacgggaggagggggagggggagaaatTCTCTCGTCGAGGGACCACCAACAAACATACGAGGTCTAATTAAGCTCTACACATGGTGACTTGAGTTGTTTATTTAGTACTCCGGTCATACTCCCATGTTCATAGACTTTACTTACACATGGTGACATGAGTAAATGTACTAGACTGGTCGAAAAACTATATATGGTGTGGCAGTTGTGCTGTGAGGATTAAAAACTGAAGGAACGCTCGCCAGTTTCCACCAATTAATTCTTATATAATCAAGTCACGTGTGCTGGCTGCTTTAATTCTTAGAGAGACTAGTTGCAAGCAAAGCTTGAGTGATGGAAAGGCCGTTGGGTTCCTTTGGTGCCGTGTGACGACATGCTCCTCCTGTACTGTGCTTCTCTCTTTGAATTGCCTGTTTTGCACATATCCTACTGTTGCTGTGGTCTCCTTGATTACGGTCGGCTGATTCTTCAATGTGATTTTGATGCCCTCGGGCCGGTATGCCTGACACGTCGGCGGCAAGAATCCCCTGACTTGGCATGCTGCATCACATCTGTGTGTGTTTAAAGCATGCATCTGCATTTATTTCATGTTTTAGGGTCCGTCCGTTGGGAAATCATGTATGGAAAAAATGGTCAAGCACCAAATACATACTCTTTGATTTGCCAATTTTGCTGGAGTCCAAATTTTCAAGTACTTTTCCCTCAAAAAATGTATTCAAGAATTTTGCCTGTGATGTGACCAATGGTAAGTTCTGTTCGGCGCCGCTGGCGACACCGGAGAACAGATTACTTGTCAGTTGCTTCCATGGTTACCAGGATACTTGTAAATTGTCTTCAACCTTTTTTACGCAGATAACTTGACCAAAAGTTCTAAGATTTCTTTACACCACACGctatgttgtttttatttttcatACTGTAGCCCGGAATTTCGAACAAAACTAAAATGCTCACTAACTAGATGCTGAATCCATCCATTCTACAAGGAACTGCAGAAGCACGCGCGTGCCATTATCATCAGCTGAAATGACGGAGTGCGTCTTCTCtgggaaagaaaaaaaaaatcttcaGAGCCGTCCAAAGATGAGGTCTAGCTCTGCACATGGTGACTTGGGTTCTTTAGTACTCCTGTGTACACTGGAGTAAATGTACTAAATCTTTTGGTCATATGTCGAATAATTATGTGTTACTGTTCTGCTGTGAGCACTCAAAACTGAAGGAACGCTTACCAGTTTCCATCAAGTTGCTAGATCAACAACGAAACAATAAAATCTAGAAGAGACAGGTGCAGATACTTAAACTCTTTCAGTAATATTGGAGGGGGAAATATATAATTGCCATTCCAGTCTTGTCTTGCCTGAAAATTTATATTGCGGGCGGAAATCTAGAAGAGATGGATGCTAAATAGTATGCCTGATGTGCAAGCAAAGCACAAGTTCAGTGTACAGTCAGGTAGCTCTAATTTTTTTGGCGTTAAGATTGATGATAATTTAGTGCGCCTCTTGATAGACATCATTTCTTCTCTGTTTCACTGATTCACTCTGATATACTCTGCTTCAGTTCTGAAACAGTCTTAAGCCAAATTGTGTGATGATCCATCCATTTCAGGCTAAAGGTCCACAACCTTACAACCTTGTGTATGCATATATATTGAGTCAAGGACAGAAGCTATTCACCTAACCAAATCTCAAGACTCCGCTTCGCTGTCAAAGCCGATAATGCACATCATCGGTGACTAGTTCTTTCGAAGctctgcttcttgtctgctttgTCAGCTCTGCAACCCGGCAGGGATCGGTTTGGACTACTTCATTGCTGTGTCATTGCCTGTGAACTTGGGAGAGTCTGTGTTGAACTCTTTGGAAGTGTTTTGTGTCGTGAGAAACTGAAGTTGCAGATCTATCCTGTAACTTGGGAGAATCTATGTTCATCTCTTCATAAGTGTTTGTGTTAATTGCCATGAGCACATTGGTTATTTTTGTTCCTGATACGTAGTAAGTTCGTCTTGCTCAGCAGTTCGTAGATCTATCCTGTTTGTTGCCGATCTAAAGAAACTGTTATTACTTTGCTGTTTAGTTCCTGGTCTGAATTTCTGTTGTTGTCATTACTTTCTGTCTGCATCGAGAAACTATGTGACAGTTGTATATTGAGCACTGAAAACTGGAAGTACACTCACGTCAAAACTGAAGGAACGTTCAACCATTTCTATCAACTTCTTATGATCCATGTGTATTTACAGCAAGATGCAGATTTGAAAGTTCAAAATTTAGGGCAGGCAggtgaagaggtaaaacaaagctTCTCATGCTCAACTAAAAAGTAAACCAACATAAACATTTCAGATCatctcttcttattcttcttctgcttctgctacACCAGACCATGTCCCGCTGCGGAGCAGGCACTTCGGTGCTCTCCGTCGCGGTGACGGTTGCAATGTCAATTAGACCTATTGTCTCAGGCTCCTGCTACTGGTGTGTTGTATCTTGGTGTGAGATCTTGTCGCAACTTCCATTTTTACTGTCCCATATGGCTGTAGTGCTTCTCGATATCGCCTTCCATCTCTTCTGACGGTTGTGAATCTGAACCTGAAATTCCTGTTTCTTGATTTTTGCTTTCCGCATTGACGTCAGGTGGTGATTTATTTCCTCAAATCGCATGTCCATCACTCATCAGGATACATTCCTCCAGCATCGTAGTAAGTAAAAGTACATGCTCAATTTTGGCAGGTGGATTCCACTTTTAGAGTGCTTCCCATTTCACTGAGACGGAGCGATGCAGATTATCTTCGTACCATTGAACTGAGACCCGGAGCTCCTACTCCGTTTCCACTTGATTAGCTCCTCTACCCACACTGAAGAATAACTTGGCCTTAACATGCTGATTGTCACGGCTCTGCGTCTGGCTTAAAAATTTAAGACAACTCAACTACCATTAACTTGGTCCTCTGAGCCAATTATTCGAATTTGTTTATGAGGGGAGTTCAGTTAAGTCCTTTGGCTAGTCACATGCATGTCCTCTATTTCCAGATATGTTTCTCTTCCCGATCTCTTTGTTGTTCTTGGCTATATCGTCATTGACCCGTCATCATCTTTAAGATAACAACACTAAGCTAAACAACGGATTCTTGGTTGAACTTTATGTACGTGCTTACTGATTGTGTTCTATGTTCAATCCATTCGTTATTATGTCCAGCCAGCAGCAAGGAGAAAACTGCTATCACGAATGAAACGCAAACTCAGCCTCCAAAATCCGAATTGCTGATGACCAATGTGCTTACTGATTTGGTCAATTGTCCAAACCATTGTAAATTTCATCCATAACTTAAGCAGAAGAAAAATATGCAAGCATTTCAAGACCATGACGTGGACTGGGAATGTGCTGCTTCTCTCTATTTTGTAAGCAGGGTAATTTGAGACTAACGACAATGTGACCAAGACAAGGGATGTCTAGGAAAGGCGCCTGTTATGGCTTGCCAATAAGCAACCACATTATGGTTCCCTTAAGCATATGCAAGTAAAGTCAATCCTAACACTGTCTCCACACTGTCTGTACTTTTCTCTGCTTTGACTGTCCAATTCGTTATGAGCTTTTTCTCGATAACTCCAGTATTAGAACAGTCAGCATGACAAGACCTAGACGTGGACTAGCTTTTCTTGCATGACAAATCctgatgattttttttctaaaaccatcattttttatttgttttgcagATTGCTGAGCACTGAGAGCCACGATCTCACCGAATCATTTATTGCAAAAGAGAAGGTTGGGAAGGTCCCAATCCCCAGAATTACAGATGGCCAAAAAAAACAAGAATGACAGGTTTGCTCTTGACATCCTGGTGAGCATAAAATAGATCAACAGTATGGGTGGCATGAAACCAAATATTAGAACGAATACTCTACATCATCAGGTAAGTACATAACATAATGTGTATCTTTTGTCCTAGAGATAGTAGGACATGGGAGCAGATCCAGTGTTCCTCCAAAGGATTCCCCACCGGTTACCTCCAATACTTATAAAGGCTCTTGCCTCACTTATATTTCCAACAAAGACTGTTTCATGGTACCCCACCTTCCAAATTATTATCAGATAGATACAGATTGGTGAGGTGTTGCAAGCCACTCAGCTCTCTTGGGATGAAGCCCATCAAATTGTTTTGCTGAAGGTCTAGGTGTTGTATGAGTCCAAGATTACCAAAAGAACTTTGAACTTGACCAACGAAATTGTTGAATGACAAGTCTAACCACTTTAGCCCTGAAATATTGCCTAGTGATGCTGGGAGATGACCTTCAAAATTATTTTCGTACAATGTGAGAACTTTAAGATTCAGGATGGTATCACCAAAGTTAGATGGCAGTGTTTTCCCAAGCATATTGGAATCTAAGAATAGATATCTGAGAGAAGACTGATTGTATTTGTACAGGGTTTCCGGGATTCCACATGATAGCCTATTTTCAGCAAGGTTTAATTCAGAAAGATTTGGGAGTTTTCCCAACTCATCAATAATGGTTCCGGTGAGCTTATTATCAGCAAGCAAGATGTATTCAAGCTGACTGCTGTTTTTTAGCCTTGGTGGGATTTCTCCGGTGAGATTATTTCCTCCAAGAAATAACAACAATAGATTGGATAGGCGGCCTATACCACTGGGAACTTCTCCTATTAGTAAGTTGCTAGACAGGAATAGTTCGTATAGATTGGAGCAGTTTGTAAGAGTATCTGGAATGGTCCCTCGCAGTGAGTTCTGTCCCAAGAGAAGGTCCTCCAATCTTTGGAGACGGTTGAGAGGAGGTATCTCGCCGGTGAAGCCATTAATGGACAGGTCCAGTCTCCTAAGGAATGATAGATTCCCGAGGGATGGTGAAATCATGCCTGACAAAGATAGGTTCACAAGGTTCAGCTTGATGACTCGCCCCGGGTGCTCCAGGCCGCTGCAGACGACGCCGTTCCATCCGCAAAGGGGGATGCCAAGGTCCCAAGATCTCAAGGCTTGACTTGTGGTGATGGCCCGCTTGAAATCTAGCAGCGACATCATGTCCGTGCTGTTATCATGGATTGTCGTCGTTGAGGAGGAGCAGCGGATGCTGCCGACTCCGCAAGAAAGGAGCAGCAACGAGAGTAGCGTAAGGATGGAGGTGAGCCTTGCGGGTTGACTGGCACATGTAAGATTGCCTCCCAGATCTGCACGTGTTAAGAGTAATGATCAGCAACGACAATAGCCATTAGAGGATGCTGCCGACTTCAAAAGTGATGTGAAGAAAGAGTTTGCTGGCAGCAATGACAAAACCGACAGCAAGGCAAAAAATGAATGTTTGGAACtgaaaccacgacacttattttgaatcggagggagtactgtaCTTCACTAGTAACGAGGACAACAGAGTATCTATGCACCTTTGCTTGGCTGGATCGCAAGAAACGGCGGCTTGCTTCCTTCCATTGTTTAGCTGCCAGCCGGGTGGTGAGGTGTGCCCGTATGAGTTGGAATGCTGGATGCTCATCAGGCTGAGGCCCAGGAGTTTAAAAACCCTCATACAGCGTCATCACGTCCACACACTTGCGTCTGAATTTTCTGCAGTTTTTCTCACGCCCTTATCTGAATCCTGCTCGCCGCCGGAGTGAAGACCTCAAGTCCGTCAACCTTGTCAGTGACCATTTCGGCCTATAGTAGGATCACTCCAATTCTTCTCCGTACTTTTCAGACGGAAACGGAAGAGATGTGTCCAGCATTCGTATGTTTTCTTTGTGATAGCCGTGCTTCCAGAATGTCGCCTTACGGCACGAGCTGAGGTCCAGGGCGGCTAGAGGTTCTTCCAGCTAGCAGTTTTAACATGCTTCCTCTTACCCTCTCTTTTTACATGAAAGATAAGAGTATTTAATAGATCTAAGCCGTTGATCTTATTAATTAGTGGCCtgattaactcttaccttcttacctcatATGTAaaaagggaggggggggggggggtgtgtaagagggagcatgttaaaatttgCCTCTTCCAGCGGTGCCTGACTTTTAGGGACACCGGCGTCGCGCTGCAATCCTGGCGTTGCACTATTCCGCGCTTGtacaatttttcttcttcttctaccagTCTATTCAAAGGCAAAGCTTTTGTTTTTTCTTGAGGAAAAATATACATTGTGCGTACACATTACTCATTGACTATTTCCCACCGTCGAATACACGTACAA
Above is a window of Triticum aestivum cultivar Chinese Spring chromosome 6B, IWGSC CS RefSeq v2.1, whole genome shotgun sequence DNA encoding:
- the LOC123139928 gene encoding receptor kinase-like protein Xa21 — its product is MEGSKPPFLAIQPSKDLGGNLTCASQPARLTSILTLLSLLLLSCGVGSIRCSSSTTTIHDNSTDMMSLLDFKRAITTSQALRSWDLGIPLCGWNGVVCSGLEHPGRVIKLNLVNLSLSGMISPSLGNLSFLRRLDLSINGFTGEIPPLNRLQRLEDLLLGQNSLRGTIPDTLTNCSNLYELFLSSNLLIGEVPSGIGRLSNLLLLFLGGNNLTGEIPPRLKNSSQLEYILLADNKLTGTIIDELGKLPNLSELNLAENRLSCGIPETLYKYNQSSLRYLFLDSNMLGKTLPSNFGDTILNLKVLTLYENNFEGHLPASLGNISGLKWLDLSFNNFVGQVQSSFGNLGLIQHLDLQQNNLMGFIPRELSGLQHLTNLYLSDNNLEGGVP